A portion of the Paenibacillus marchantiae genome contains these proteins:
- a CDS encoding CD1375 family protein yields MKSLYIRLIQKSLISIEDVPEELRKDVQEELVNL; encoded by the coding sequence ATGAAATCTCTTTATATTAGATTGATTCAAAAGAGTTTGATTAGCATTGAAGATGTCCCAGAAGAATTGAGAAAAGATGTGCAAGAAGAGCTCGTAAATTTGTAA
- a CDS encoding baseplate J/gp47 family protein, with product MYKEQTFEVILNRMLDRVPDGVDKREGSIIYDALAPAAVEMAQMYIELDVNANLKFADTASGEYLDRAVAWSGIHRKAATKARWIGTFRDNEGKPVEVPLESRFSTGDRVYVVVERIAAGQYALECEVAGAEGNEYTGALLPIDYIAGLTTAELTQLLVPGEDEETDQALYDRYQDKVSRPVTSANKYQYELWARENSGVGKAKAFPLWDGPGTVKVALLNNEMQTPAEAVIKAVQEYIDPTQDGMGEGAAPIGPVVRVVGAEEVPIDVEVQVTLASGSTYEGVKTLIETGVTAYLKELAFADPLVRWTRIANVILDIPPVIDYSDLLVNGGMSNLEIAPGAVAVLGTVKVT from the coding sequence ATGTATAAAGAGCAGACGTTTGAAGTCATTTTAAACCGAATGCTGGACAGAGTGCCGGATGGGGTGGATAAACGTGAAGGCAGCATTATCTATGATGCGCTTGCGCCAGCGGCTGTGGAAATGGCTCAGATGTATATTGAGTTGGATGTGAACGCCAACCTGAAGTTTGCGGATACAGCCTCTGGAGAGTATCTGGATCGCGCGGTGGCTTGGTCGGGCATTCATCGGAAGGCGGCTACGAAGGCGCGTTGGATTGGAACTTTCCGAGATAACGAAGGTAAGCCTGTTGAGGTTCCTTTGGAGAGTCGTTTTTCCACGGGAGATCGGGTGTATGTTGTTGTGGAGCGCATCGCGGCAGGGCAATATGCGTTGGAATGTGAAGTCGCGGGAGCGGAAGGTAATGAGTATACAGGGGCACTGCTGCCCATCGATTATATTGCCGGCCTGACGACGGCTGAATTGACACAGTTGCTGGTTCCTGGCGAAGACGAGGAAACCGATCAGGCCTTGTATGACCGATATCAGGACAAAGTATCCCGTCCGGTCACGAGTGCCAACAAATATCAGTATGAATTATGGGCACGGGAAAACTCCGGGGTTGGCAAAGCGAAGGCTTTTCCACTATGGGACGGGCCAGGTACAGTCAAGGTGGCGTTGCTGAATAACGAAATGCAAACACCTGCTGAGGCGGTCATTAAGGCGGTGCAAGAATATATCGATCCAACCCAGGATGGAATGGGCGAAGGTGCAGCACCAATCGGACCCGTGGTCAGAGTAGTGGGAGCGGAAGAGGTTCCTATTGATGTTGAGGTACAGGTCACGCTTGCTTCCGGCTCAACGTACGAGGGCGTGAAGACACTGATTGAAACGGGAGTTACGGCATATCTGAAAGAACTGGCTTTTGCCGATCCGTTGGTTCGTTGGACACGGATTGCGAATGTCATTCTGGATATCCCGCCTGTGATCGATTATAGCGATCTGCTGGTGAATGGTGGGATGTCCAATCTGGAGATCGCCCCCGGCGCAGTAGCCGTTCTTGGGACGGTGAAGGTGACATGA
- a CDS encoding XkdQ/YqbQ family protein has product MQEQIRLDDKLANMKERLLLDDKQGNIWDISEIAGDITYKTSRIGKPSSLEFTLIKGSLYQNKKFTYENGYVVKYISNELGIFYGYIFSVDSGKDESVKIKAYDQTRYLTANQTYKFVNATATDVIKRIATDFQLKVGELIQPKYVIPRMLFDNKKLIDMICEALDRTLIYGGKNYIFYDDFGKLVLRDVEEMPYGFVIGDNSLLTDYSYTRSIDDQTYNKIKLYRDNKDTGKRETFVHQDSGSIRQWGLLFLYQKADDGLNEGQIDAMLKTLMTLRNREMQTLKVDALGDFKVRAGSFVNIQIDELKINQYFLVDECTHKVQSGVHTMSLDLKVV; this is encoded by the coding sequence ATGCAAGAGCAGATCAGGCTGGATGATAAGCTGGCAAACATGAAGGAACGGTTATTACTGGATGACAAACAGGGCAACATCTGGGACATTAGCGAGATTGCCGGCGACATTACGTACAAAACCTCCCGCATCGGCAAGCCTTCCTCTCTGGAATTCACGTTGATCAAGGGCAGTCTGTACCAAAATAAGAAATTCACATATGAGAATGGTTATGTCGTGAAATATATCAGCAACGAGTTAGGCATATTTTACGGATATATCTTTTCGGTGGATAGCGGCAAGGACGAAAGTGTCAAAATCAAAGCCTATGACCAGACACGTTATCTGACCGCGAATCAGACGTACAAATTCGTTAACGCAACGGCTACGGATGTGATCAAACGAATTGCTACCGACTTTCAGTTAAAGGTAGGCGAGCTGATCCAGCCGAAATATGTTATTCCGCGTATGTTATTTGATAACAAAAAGCTGATCGATATGATCTGTGAGGCGCTCGACCGAACGTTGATCTATGGCGGCAAAAACTACATCTTCTACGATGATTTCGGCAAGCTTGTGCTTCGGGATGTGGAAGAGATGCCTTACGGCTTTGTCATTGGGGATAACAGTCTGCTCACGGATTACAGCTATACAAGGTCTATTGACGACCAGACGTATAACAAGATCAAGCTGTACCGGGATAACAAGGATACGGGAAAAAGAGAAACGTTTGTACATCAGGATTCAGGCAGCATCCGTCAATGGGGGCTGCTTTTTTTGTACCAAAAAGCGGATGATGGCCTGAATGAAGGTCAGATCGATGCCATGCTGAAGACCCTGATGACCCTCCGTAACCGCGAGATGCAAACGTTGAAAGTGGATGCGCTTGGCGATTTCAAGGTGAGGGCGGGTAGTTTTGTCAACATTCAGATCGATGAACTGAAGATCAATCAATATTTTCTGGTAGACGAATGTACGCATAAGGTACAAAGCGGCGTGCATACGATGTCGCTGGATTTGAAGGTGGTGTAA
- a CDS encoding DUF2577 family protein: protein MMLDVIKKAAVAAVDAKSPVQIMYGSVTNTQPLEITVEQRLALAEPFLVLPESVMQKTWTVGDHVLLLRVQGGDSFVVLDRLVKP, encoded by the coding sequence ATGATGCTGGACGTGATTAAAAAGGCGGCAGTGGCCGCTGTAGATGCCAAGTCTCCCGTTCAGATAATGTACGGAAGCGTGACAAACACCCAGCCTCTGGAGATCACCGTTGAACAACGGCTGGCATTGGCTGAGCCTTTTCTGGTACTGCCGGAATCCGTAATGCAAAAAACTTGGACCGTGGGTGACCATGTTCTGTTGTTACGTGTTCAAGGTGGAGACAGCTTTGTCGTGCTGGATCGGCTGGTGAAGCCATGA
- a CDS encoding putative phage tail protein gives MSKVEVLMTLLPPLYENVLEMQLLTETEGVELDRLMVGLESVLDQFYPESATWALDRYERDLQITTNQAKPDDQRRSVIISKMRGSGKVSGSMLKNVAQAYESGGIEVAVEPSEYRIMIRFVDTYGLPPNLDDLKAAIEDIKPAHMTVEYRLRYLTIAEVESMTLEEIEQTRQDKFAGGGA, from the coding sequence ATGAGTAAAGTAGAGGTATTAATGACTCTTTTGCCACCGTTGTATGAGAATGTGCTGGAGATGCAGCTTCTTACGGAGACCGAAGGTGTTGAGCTGGACCGGCTTATGGTGGGTTTGGAAAGTGTGCTGGATCAATTCTACCCGGAGTCTGCGACTTGGGCGTTGGATCGGTATGAGCGGGATCTGCAAATTACTACGAATCAAGCCAAGCCGGACGACCAGCGGAGATCCGTGATTATCTCCAAAATGCGTGGAAGTGGTAAGGTTTCCGGTTCGATGCTCAAAAATGTGGCACAGGCGTATGAGAGTGGCGGCATTGAGGTAGCAGTTGAGCCAAGCGAATACCGGATTATGATCCGTTTTGTGGACACGTACGGTCTGCCGCCCAATCTGGACGATCTGAAGGCAGCGATTGAGGATATTAAACCCGCACATATGACCGTGGAATATCGTCTGCGGTACTTGACGATTGCCGAAGTGGAGAGCATGACGCTGGAAGAGATTGAACAGACCCGGCAGGATAAATTTGCAGGAGGTGGAGCATAA
- a CDS encoding LysM peptidoglycan-binding domain-containing protein: MEYYIQLSFNNRSEYMFFPVTPESIEFSDSGDGSTFNVSALGEINVIKSPKLREVSFSGIFPADYSPYHLNYDAIHPAVQKQFYRDPYEYVKKIIRWMQTGRPVRLFFSSARYTINMAVSIESFDWKETAGTVGDIQYDIKLKQFIFYSAKKVVPLKDSKDTATSKTKTKASRPNEKIQAKTVTLIAGDSLWSVAKAHLGDGSRWKELQKLNSIKDAQLKKLTIGLVIKLP; this comes from the coding sequence GTGGAATATTATATTCAACTAAGCTTCAATAACCGCTCCGAATACATGTTTTTCCCGGTGACACCAGAGAGCATTGAGTTTTCGGATTCGGGAGACGGCAGTACGTTTAACGTGAGCGCTTTGGGTGAAATTAACGTGATCAAATCGCCCAAGCTGCGTGAAGTCAGTTTCAGCGGGATTTTTCCGGCGGACTACAGTCCGTATCATCTGAATTACGATGCAATCCATCCAGCAGTTCAGAAGCAATTTTACCGTGATCCGTATGAATATGTGAAAAAGATTATTCGTTGGATGCAGACGGGCAGACCCGTCAGGCTGTTCTTTTCCAGCGCAAGGTACACCATTAATATGGCTGTTTCCATTGAGAGCTTTGACTGGAAGGAGACAGCGGGTACGGTGGGCGATATCCAGTATGATATTAAGCTGAAGCAGTTCATTTTTTATTCTGCCAAAAAAGTAGTGCCACTCAAGGACAGCAAGGATACGGCTACTTCAAAAACAAAAACCAAAGCCTCCCGGCCCAATGAAAAAATCCAGGCCAAGACCGTGACGCTCATAGCCGGAGACTCCTTGTGGTCTGTAGCTAAAGCCCATCTGGGAGATGGATCTCGCTGGAAAGAGCTGCAGAAGCTGAATAGCATCAAAGATGCACAACTGAAGAAGCTGACGATTGGACTTGTGATCAAGCTTCCGTGA
- a CDS encoding DUF2634 domain-containing protein: MIPQGAQISAEDQEEAAVFPSLTYVLQASGQRIGRLQLNGKDAVKQAVYKALSTRRYEHLIYSSDYGMEWSWEGMAGRSMVESELERWIREALLPDDRISDVTEFDFVHEADSVKVSFTAETDFGSFRQETEVNMDV, from the coding sequence ATGATTCCACAGGGTGCGCAGATTAGTGCAGAAGATCAGGAAGAAGCTGCCGTGTTTCCAAGTCTGACGTATGTACTTCAAGCCTCAGGACAGCGAATTGGAAGATTGCAACTGAATGGAAAAGATGCGGTAAAACAGGCGGTGTATAAAGCGTTGTCCACACGCCGCTACGAACATCTAATCTATTCTTCGGATTACGGCATGGAATGGTCCTGGGAAGGAATGGCCGGGAGATCCATGGTTGAATCGGAACTGGAACGCTGGATTCGCGAAGCGTTGCTTCCGGATGATCGTATTTCGGATGTAACGGAGTTCGATTTTGTCCACGAGGCGGACAGTGTAAAGGTTTCTTTTACCGCGGAAACGGATTTTGGCAGCTTTAGGCAAGAGACGGAGGTGAACATGGATGTATAA
- a CDS encoding phage tail protein, with translation MNEPKTPNLGLNKIDRSSPSTTYFDLDKYLDQNWEKVDEGVATKQDLEELREAVGEIDVPDASLTQKGKVQLSNKVDGISETMAATERAVSDARKAAETSAKNASLSRNGGTLTGSGGILSIVNETPELDGLYAQLYPEGIEAGRKAWFGFGDKYSRSLTLTNEFLDGDIVFRDRTGTTSIADLKQSGVKAKQRIVDSLNVLGESASTSDDWEQLEHKLRVGKIYGPNKKVPIEKVKDMQITLAATFSNTQPDIKYGVDIEGNITFGSIISGTNLYKLTNINPAGVERWTTSMNNGWTLSALTVNSIRLEIATIFSRSVNNVTESQVYIFDCRNGVQLRSFQIEPLGYSSLELDDDGLVYVKESYRVNVYDASGGIRTTISYYYSGKEAVCVDRKNGEIYFHANFNGKTGVHKFSNNGTYLWYCPVTFFGGFAIGMQNGVTMLHVRTTGSSNVTLINAKTGEKNLQITNVLPRSFNPRSIIMYSDSILADDNGMGILYGAEEESSGSNYCKLALGIYSEGGKYKRSLDFSDSLYAFINVKGIFASGDGSRPDKILFIFSSRINVYNINAEILG, from the coding sequence ATGAATGAACCAAAGACACCGAATCTTGGATTGAATAAAATTGATCGTTCCTCACCCTCGACAACCTATTTTGATCTGGATAAGTATTTGGATCAGAACTGGGAGAAGGTTGATGAGGGTGTAGCAACTAAGCAGGATTTAGAGGAGCTTCGTGAAGCAGTAGGGGAGATAGATGTTCCCGATGCGTCTTTGACGCAGAAGGGGAAGGTCCAGTTATCGAATAAGGTGGATGGGATATCTGAGACGATGGCGGCGACTGAGAGGGCAGTTAGTGATGCACGTAAAGCTGCTGAAACTAGTGCCAAAAATGCTAGTCTTTCAAGGAATGGAGGTACTCTCACTGGGAGTGGTGGAATACTATCAATTGTAAATGAAACCCCTGAACTTGATGGACTGTACGCTCAATTATATCCCGAAGGTATAGAGGCTGGAAGGAAAGCATGGTTTGGTTTTGGTGATAAATACAGTCGTAGCCTTACTTTGACAAATGAATTTTTAGACGGTGATATAGTATTTCGTGATCGCACGGGCACTACATCTATTGCTGATTTAAAGCAATCTGGCGTTAAGGCTAAGCAACGTATCGTAGACTCGCTTAACGTCTTAGGTGAATCAGCGTCTACGAGTGATGATTGGGAACAACTAGAACATAAACTTCGTGTAGGGAAGATATATGGCCCGAACAAGAAAGTCCCAATTGAGAAAGTGAAAGATATGCAAATAACATTGGCTGCCACTTTTTCGAATACCCAACCTGATATAAAATACGGAGTGGATATCGAAGGAAACATAACTTTTGGTAGTATCATATCAGGAACAAATTTATATAAGCTAACCAACATTAATCCTGCTGGAGTAGAAAGATGGACCACATCTATGAATAATGGATGGACTTTATCCGCTCTAACAGTTAATAGTATTAGACTGGAAATAGCTACTATATTTAGTCGAAGCGTAAATAATGTTACTGAATCTCAGGTTTACATTTTTGATTGTAGGAATGGAGTTCAGCTAAGGAGTTTTCAGATTGAACCTCTTGGTTATAGTAGTTTGGAGCTTGATGATGATGGATTAGTTTATGTTAAGGAAAGCTATAGAGTTAATGTTTATGACGCTTCTGGTGGAATACGCACAACTATTTCATATTATTATTCAGGAAAAGAAGCTGTATGTGTGGATAGAAAGAATGGTGAAATATATTTTCATGCTAATTTCAACGGTAAAACGGGTGTTCACAAATTTTCAAATAATGGAACATATTTATGGTATTGTCCTGTTACTTTCTTTGGAGGATTTGCAATTGGGATGCAAAACGGGGTGACTATGTTACATGTTCGGACAACTGGTTCATCAAATGTCACTCTAATTAATGCTAAAACAGGGGAAAAAAATCTACAAATCACTAATGTATTACCACGTAGTTTTAATCCTCGATCAATCATTATGTATAGCGATAGCATCTTGGCTGATGATAATGGTATGGGTATTTTGTATGGTGCTGAAGAAGAAAGCTCAGGTTCGAATTATTGTAAGTTGGCTCTTGGTATATATTCTGAAGGTGGAAAATACAAGAGATCATTGGACTTTTCTGATTCGTTGTATGCATTCATTAATGTAAAAGGAATATTTGCAAGCGGTGATGGAAGCAGACCTGATAAAATACTATTTATTTTTTCGAGTCGGATAAATGTGTACAATATTAATGCAGAAATACTAGGCTAG